In Paenibacillus sp. FSL R7-0345, a single window of DNA contains:
- a CDS encoding DUF6376 family protein, which translates to MKKYGLSLLLFILLIVPGCGLAEKVGDTVTFTSDTASYMQTLTQFGQEMNSLAEDAAADPQAREALTDRLNTLKEQISDYANLQVPEYAADLHQSIVSYNDKLQQGLDQAATNLEEGKAAFESTGIPETIGQINGLLKQISQLVPQ; encoded by the coding sequence ATGAAGAAATACGGACTAAGTCTGCTGCTGTTCATTCTGCTGATTGTCCCGGGCTGCGGGTTGGCCGAGAAGGTCGGGGATACCGTTACATTCACCTCCGATACAGCTTCTTACATGCAGACCTTAACGCAATTCGGACAGGAAATGAATTCGCTGGCTGAAGATGCAGCCGCTGATCCGCAGGCCAGAGAAGCCTTGACGGACCGTCTCAATACCTTGAAGGAACAGATTTCTGATTACGCCAATCTCCAGGTTCCGGAATATGCAGCCGATCTGCACCAGTCCATTGTCAGCTATAACGATAAGCTTCAGCAGGGACTGGATCAGGCCGCAACCAATCTCGAAGAAGGCAAAGCCGCCTTCGAATCAACAGGAATCCCGGAAACAATCGGTCAGATTAACGGTCTGCTGAAGCAAATCAGCCAGCTGGTTCCGCAATAA
- a CDS encoding MarR family transcriptional regulator → MTDEQWEQLEEADYLFRRMVRRFVKERDRVNVEGIALPGMLILNKIIRDGEQRLGDLAEQLDFTSGAITALSDKLEAGGFTVRRRKEDDRRTVLLDITAKGRELVQRNKSVGERCITLLFAGFTEEELAQQSRFFERITRNLEGFSDTLLELAKQKAEAPPPPAPEQKPRRTPPDNKYLSY, encoded by the coding sequence ATGACAGATGAGCAATGGGAGCAGCTGGAGGAGGCTGACTATCTGTTCCGCAGAATGGTGCGGAGATTCGTTAAGGAGCGCGACCGCGTAAATGTGGAGGGCATTGCCCTGCCGGGCATGCTGATCCTGAACAAGATTATCCGGGACGGGGAGCAGCGGCTGGGCGATCTGGCGGAGCAGCTTGATTTCACTTCCGGTGCGATCACGGCGCTGAGTGATAAGCTTGAAGCCGGCGGATTCACTGTCCGCAGGCGGAAGGAAGATGACCGCAGGACGGTGCTGCTGGATATTACAGCAAAGGGCAGGGAACTGGTTCAGCGCAATAAAAGCGTTGGGGAGCGATGTATCACGCTTCTGTTCGCGGGCTTTACGGAGGAGGAGCTTGCCCAGCAGAGCCGCTTTTTTGAGCGGATTACCCGGAATCTGGAGGGATTCTCGGATACACTGCTGGAGCTGGCCAAACAAAAGGCCGAAGCGCCCCCGCCTCCCGCTCCTGAACAGAAGCCGCGGAGAACACCGCCGGATAATAAGTATTTGAGTTACTGA
- a CDS encoding HAMP domain-containing sensor histidine kinase: protein MRFSIKLRFSLFLGLLLILAVSVLSYFVLRGVERNEQTQAEASLAQHVKTVNLRVKQAYYTGVRLEPQLFLQRRGRELAAELAGFTGLEVTLYDAEGEQVGTSAQGVAAPGKPATADALAYALKNKIAYQSQGDKLLYLAPLQGPEAQMGVVQLQYPLKNAQDFQRTLRNLFLTTGAAVLLLSFIAGYLYFSRAAAAIRRLKRAAESIRRSEYISAPPVKRKDELGELAEGIYFMSREIESSIAAKDEEQRKLQLAVTKLQALEQQQKQYIGNISHEFKTPLTSIKAYVDLLNMYDDDPKLLFEAKTNIAKETERLYEMVDKVLQLTALEKYDFESQAELFEVAAGLRDICGRMNGKAERFGLTLTLEAEPAHIWTDKESFMHIFINLIDNAIKYNVPGGAVRLHSEVLGDRVKITVSDTGIGIPPEAHDKIFEPFYTVNRDRARASGGTGLGLSLVRNLVEKQGGSIVLLETEGTGSAFLLSFPLVK, encoded by the coding sequence ATGAGATTCAGCATCAAGCTGAGATTCAGCCTGTTCCTGGGGCTTCTGCTCATTCTGGCGGTCAGCGTGCTGAGCTATTTTGTGCTGCGCGGGGTGGAGCGCAATGAGCAGACCCAGGCCGAGGCTTCGCTCGCCCAGCATGTCAAAACAGTCAACCTGCGGGTAAAGCAGGCCTACTACACCGGCGTGCGCCTTGAGCCGCAGCTGTTCCTGCAGCGGCGCGGCCGCGAGCTGGCCGCCGAGCTGGCCGGCTTTACCGGCCTTGAAGTTACGCTGTACGATGCGGAGGGCGAGCAGGTGGGAACCTCGGCGCAGGGTGTGGCTGCACCGGGCAAACCCGCAACGGCCGATGCGCTGGCATATGCGCTGAAGAACAAGATTGCTTATCAGAGCCAGGGGGATAAGCTGCTGTATCTGGCTCCGCTGCAGGGCCCCGAGGCGCAGATGGGCGTGGTGCAGCTGCAGTATCCGCTGAAGAATGCGCAGGATTTCCAGCGGACGCTCCGCAATCTGTTCCTGACAACCGGTGCTGCCGTGCTGCTGCTCAGCTTCATCGCAGGCTATCTGTATTTCAGCCGCGCGGCGGCCGCGATCCGCCGGCTGAAAAGGGCGGCGGAATCGATCCGCCGCAGCGAATACATCTCCGCCCCGCCGGTAAAGCGCAAGGATGAGCTGGGCGAGCTGGCGGAGGGGATTTATTTTATGAGCCGGGAGATTGAGTCGAGCATTGCCGCCAAGGATGAGGAGCAGCGCAAGCTGCAGCTGGCCGTAACGAAGCTCCAGGCGCTGGAGCAGCAGCAGAAGCAGTATATCGGTAATATCAGCCACGAGTTCAAGACGCCGCTGACCTCAATCAAGGCTTATGTGGACCTGCTCAATATGTATGACGATGATCCCAAACTGCTGTTCGAGGCCAAGACTAATATTGCCAAGGAGACAGAGCGGCTCTATGAGATGGTTGATAAAGTGCTGCAGCTGACTGCGCTGGAAAAATATGATTTTGAATCACAGGCGGAATTGTTCGAGGTCGCCGCAGGACTGCGGGATATTTGCGGGCGGATGAACGGCAAGGCGGAGCGGTTTGGGTTAACGCTTACTCTGGAGGCAGAGCCTGCCCATATCTGGACCGACAAAGAAAGCTTCATGCATATCTTCATCAATCTGATCGACAATGCAATCAAATATAATGTTCCGGGCGGGGCAGTCCGTCTGCACAGTGAGGTGCTTGGGGACCGGGTGAAGATTACGGTCAGCGATACCGGGATCGGCATTCCGCCGGAAGCGCATGACAAAATTTTCGAGCCGTTCTATACGGTCAACCGTGACCGGGCCCGCGCATCAGGCGGTACCGGACTCGGGCTGTCACTGGTGCGTAATCTGGTGGAGAAGCAGGGCGGCAGCATTGTTCTGCTGGAAACGGAGGGTACGGGGTCGGCGTTCCTGCTTTCTTTTCCATTGGTGAAATAA
- a CDS encoding response regulator transcription factor, producing MNKKVLVVDDEQSISSAIAYALRREGYEVDTAGDGEEALSKVQTFRPNALVLDVMMPKLSGYDVCRRLEDRDDIGIILLTVKNDIVDKIVGLELGADDYMTKPFEIRELLARVKALLRRLEKKTGEAPAELLEYGELRVYPERRSAELKKEELELTPKEFDLLLLLLSHPQRVYMREELLEQVWEMDYAGGTRTVDIHIQRLRKKLGEPYQNMLQTVYGVGYKAVPAGSYS from the coding sequence GTGAATAAAAAAGTACTGGTTGTCGACGACGAACAGAGCATTTCCAGCGCAATTGCCTACGCACTCCGGCGGGAGGGCTATGAGGTGGATACGGCAGGTGACGGCGAGGAGGCGCTCTCCAAGGTGCAGACCTTCCGGCCGAACGCCCTGGTGCTGGATGTGATGATGCCGAAGCTGAGCGGCTATGATGTATGCCGGCGGCTGGAGGACCGCGATGATATCGGCATTATCCTGCTGACGGTCAAAAATGATATTGTCGATAAAATCGTCGGCCTGGAGCTGGGCGCAGATGATTATATGACCAAGCCGTTTGAAATCCGCGAGCTGCTGGCCCGGGTAAAGGCGCTGCTGCGCAGGCTGGAAAAGAAGACCGGTGAAGCTCCCGCCGAGCTGCTGGAATACGGGGAGCTGCGCGTTTATCCGGAGCGGCGTTCCGCTGAGCTTAAGAAGGAAGAGCTGGAGCTGACGCCAAAAGAATTCGATCTGCTGCTGCTTCTGCTCTCCCATCCGCAGCGCGTATATATGCGTGAGGAGCTGCTGGAGCAGGTCTGGGAGATGGACTATGCCGGCGGTACCCGCACGGTGGATATCCATATCCAGCGGCTGCGCAAAAAGCTCGGCGAGCCTTACCAGAACATGCTGCAGACCGTGTACGGGGTCGGCTATAAGGCGGTGCCGGCCGGGAGCTACTCATGA